The following are from one region of the Meleagris gallopavo isolate NT-WF06-2002-E0010 breed Aviagen turkey brand Nicholas breeding stock chromosome 21, Turkey_5.1, whole genome shotgun sequence genome:
- the GIT1 gene encoding ARF GTPase-activating protein GIT1: MHIPASVYRMRKGPSVSSMPFPPSSPLLSCPPDGARHMSKLDRHGSGTDSDYDNTQTGEILLGVEGKRFVELSKDEDFPHELDPLDGELDPGLPSTEDVILKTEQVTKNIQELLRAAQESKHDSFVPCSEKIHSAVTEMASLFPKKPALETVRSSLRLLNASAYRLQSECRKTVPPEPGAAVDYQLLTQQVIQCAYDIAKAAKQLVTITTREKKQ, translated from the exons ATGCACATCCCGGCCAGCGTGTACCGG aTGCGGAAAGGTCCGTCGGTCTCCTCCATGCCCTTTCCCCCATCCTCTCCGCTGCTCTCCTGCCCCCCCGACGGTGCCCGGCACATG AGCAAACTGGATCGGCACGGCAGCGGCACCGACAGCGACTATGATAACACACAGACGGGCGAGATCCTGCTGGG TGTGGAGGGGAAGCGCTTCGTGGAGCTGAGCAAGGACGAGGACTTCCCACACGAGCTGGACCCGCTGGACGGGGAGCTGGACCCCGGGCTGCCCAGCACGGAGGACGTCATCCTGAAAACTGAGCAGGTCACCAAGAACATCCAGGAGCTGCTGCGGGCTGCGCAGGAGTCCAAGCACGACAG CTTCGTGCCGTGCTCGGAGAAGATCCACTCAGCAGTGACGGAGATGGCATCGCTCTTCCCCAAG AAACCGGCACTGGAGACGGTGCGGAGCTCCCTGCGTCTGCTCAACGCCAGCGCCTACCGGCTGCAGAGCGAGTGCCGCAAAACTGTGCCGCCGGAGCCGGGCGCAGCCGTGGACTAccagctgctgacacagcagGTCATCCAGTGCGCCTACGACATCGCCAAGGCGGCCAAGCAGCTGGTCACCATCACCACCCGCGAGAAGAAGCAGTGA